One part of the Solirubrobacterales bacterium genome encodes these proteins:
- a CDS encoding YihY/virulence factor BrkB family protein, whose translation MAAPALLLIAVWILGEIFGTREVRAELVGAIMDSLPIDEVDGRQQIADSLDSLTRGAGGLGLFSILVLIYSGSGAVGAVRQAVESAQGDAVPGRSFPRSKVFDVAITSVTLPVLLLIVAIALSRDLSALVESEAVLDFLARFPGGGLAYSVIGLLLLAWLYWVLNPGPRTATSSMVGALTAATLCSLVWVALKFWFGVTGGGAAVFGALAAFLGLLLFLNLACLAVVFGAHIAASFRSHRDGREVSPDPVDRIN comes from the coding sequence GGGAGGTCAGAGCCGAACTGGTTGGCGCCATCATGGACTCCCTGCCGATCGATGAGGTCGACGGACGGCAGCAGATCGCCGACTCACTCGACAGCCTGACCAGGGGAGCCGGTGGTCTCGGGCTGTTCTCGATCCTGGTCCTGATCTACTCCGGAAGCGGTGCGGTCGGAGCGGTCCGTCAGGCGGTCGAGAGCGCTCAGGGTGACGCGGTCCCCGGACGCAGTTTCCCGAGGAGCAAGGTTTTTGACGTCGCGATCACCAGCGTCACTCTCCCGGTGCTTCTCCTCATCGTCGCGATCGCCCTCTCCCGGGATCTTTCCGCGCTGGTCGAGAGTGAGGCGGTCCTTGACTTTCTCGCCCGTTTCCCCGGGGGCGGGCTCGCCTACTCCGTGATCGGGCTGCTGTTGCTCGCATGGCTCTACTGGGTGCTGAATCCCGGGCCACGGACCGCCACCAGCTCCATGGTCGGAGCCCTCACCGCAGCGACTCTCTGCTCCCTGGTCTGGGTCGCTCTGAAGTTCTGGTTCGGTGTGACCGGGGGCGGGGCGGCCGTCTTTGGAGCACTGGCAGCCTTTCTCGGCCTGCTTCTGTTCCTGAACCTCGCCTGTCTGGCGGTCGTTTTCGGCGCCCATATCGCTGCATCGTTCCGATCCCATCGGGACGGACGGGAGGTCAGTCCCGATCCGGTCGACCGGATCAACTAG
- a CDS encoding cytochrome P450: protein MTSAPSAAVAPLPPGPRGIEQQRFLIASTRDFKQPLMDMALRYGPVSGIRTRGRHMVVVSGHEAAEHVLIANQDNYTKGIEYELLRIILGEGLLTSEGETWRRQRRLVQPLFAKRRMGDFIGHMTAATGKELDGERFRSLLPGQVVDVSESMMALTLDVVGRALFGADLTGRTAGRVGRALTDVLSLGTKMTRRLPTYLLTLLPGMDLERAMALNPEGRRFHRSLTALREVIGDLLDERRALPEPGADLLGMMLSMVDEETGEPMTDDQISDELMTFVLAGHETTSNTLAWMWRRLSLNPAARDRLFEEIDSVVGDRVPSLEDLENLSWTRATIEETMRIDAPVWTVGRKATADDEIGGFHVPAGSSVMVLISMIHRDPAIWPNPEGFDPERFMPENRKSRPRHAFMPFGAGRRICVGSTFALTEATLITAMVAQRMRFDLPVCARVEAEAAITMRPRHGLPMKVMPRDVPERPGDGLTEPALRATIPG from the coding sequence ATGACGAGTGCGCCGAGCGCTGCTGTCGCACCACTGCCACCCGGACCCCGGGGAATCGAGCAGCAGCGTTTCCTGATCGCTTCGACCCGCGACTTCAAACAGCCGTTGATGGACATGGCCCTGCGCTACGGACCGGTTTCAGGCATTCGCACCCGGGGCCGCCACATGGTTGTGGTCAGCGGACACGAGGCCGCGGAACATGTGCTGATCGCGAATCAGGACAACTACACCAAGGGCATCGAGTACGAGTTGCTGCGAATCATTCTCGGTGAGGGACTGCTGACCAGTGAAGGTGAGACCTGGCGCCGGCAGCGTCGACTGGTTCAGCCCCTGTTCGCCAAGCGGCGGATGGGGGACTTCATCGGACACATGACCGCTGCGACCGGAAAGGAACTCGACGGTGAACGTTTCCGATCGCTCCTTCCGGGGCAGGTCGTGGACGTCAGCGAATCGATGATGGCTCTAACGCTGGATGTGGTCGGCCGGGCGCTCTTCGGGGCCGATCTGACCGGAAGGACCGCCGGAAGGGTTGGCCGGGCTCTCACCGACGTGCTGTCGCTCGGGACGAAGATGACCAGGCGGCTCCCGACCTACCTGCTCACCCTGCTGCCGGGAATGGATCTCGAACGGGCGATGGCCCTGAACCCCGAAGGACGACGCTTCCATCGTTCCCTGACCGCGCTCCGGGAGGTGATCGGTGATCTCCTGGATGAACGCCGCGCGCTTCCGGAACCGGGAGCCGACCTGCTCGGGATGATGCTGTCCATGGTCGACGAGGAGACCGGGGAGCCGATGACCGATGACCAGATCAGTGATGAGCTGATGACGTTCGTGCTTGCCGGGCATGAAACCACCTCGAACACCCTCGCCTGGATGTGGCGTCGCCTCTCCCTGAACCCGGCAGCACGCGATCGGCTTTTCGAGGAGATCGACTCGGTCGTCGGCGACCGGGTCCCGTCGCTTGAGGATCTCGAGAACCTGTCGTGGACCCGAGCCACGATCGAGGAAACGATGAGGATCGACGCACCGGTCTGGACGGTCGGGCGAAAGGCGACTGCCGACGACGAGATCGGTGGCTTTCACGTCCCGGCCGGCTCCAGCGTCATGGTTCTGATCAGCATGATCCACCGGGATCCAGCGATCTGGCCGAACCCGGAAGGTTTCGATCCGGAGCGGTTCATGCCGGAGAACCGGAAGAGCCGCCCCCGACACGCTTTCATGCCGTTCGGAGCCGGTCGCCGGATCTGTGTCGGGTCCACCTTCGCCCTGACCGAAGCCACTCTGATCACGGCGATGGTGGCACAGCGGATGCGATTCGACCTGCCGGTCTGCGCCCGGGTTGAGGCCGAAGCGGCGATCACCATGCGCCCTCGCCACGGACTCCCGATGAAGGTGATGCCCCGGGACGTGCCGGAACGACCCGGGGACGGGCTCACGGAACCCGCTCTGAGGGCGACGATTCCCGGCTGA
- a CDS encoding NAD-dependent succinate-semialdehyde dehydrogenase has protein sequence MSMYAVVNPATGEQVKEYSTMTDAEVEAAMARSEQAFGQWSRGTTLDDRIAAVRRVAELHTERREELARIIGREMGKPMEQSLGEIDFCAAIYEYFCDNAPEFLKDEPIELLDGEGRALIRRGPIGPLLGIMPWNFPYYQVARFAGPNLILGNTIMLKPAPQCPESAEATQQMFDDAGVIDGAYQTVRATNDQVSVFIADPRVRAVSLTGSERAGAAVAEQAGRNLKKVVLELGGSDPFILLGSDDMDATVEAAVGARLDNSGQACNAAKRFIVTDELYDRFLEGFTAEMQGATYGDPADEETELGPLCSESASERLKDQLDRAVSQGAKVVAGGGNNGNYWESTVLVDVTPDNDAYREEFFGPIATVYRVADEEEAIKLANDTAFGLGSYVFTPDVAQAERVADRLDTGMVFVNGVGLDGAELPFGGVKRSGFGRELGPYGMDEFVNKKMIRIVE, from the coding sequence ATGAGCATGTACGCGGTTGTGAACCCGGCAACCGGGGAGCAGGTCAAGGAGTATTCGACCATGACCGACGCCGAGGTCGAAGCGGCAATGGCCCGCTCCGAACAGGCCTTCGGCCAGTGGTCACGCGGAACCACTCTCGATGACCGGATCGCGGCGGTTCGCCGGGTCGCCGAGCTTCACACTGAACGTCGTGAGGAGCTGGCCCGCATCATCGGACGCGAGATGGGCAAGCCGATGGAGCAGTCTCTGGGCGAGATCGATTTCTGCGCTGCGATCTACGAGTACTTCTGTGACAACGCTCCCGAGTTCCTGAAGGACGAGCCGATCGAACTGCTGGACGGCGAGGGCCGGGCCCTGATCAGACGGGGTCCGATCGGGCCGCTGCTCGGGATCATGCCTTGGAACTTCCCCTACTACCAGGTGGCCCGCTTTGCCGGTCCGAACCTGATCCTCGGGAACACGATCATGCTCAAGCCTGCCCCCCAGTGCCCCGAGTCGGCCGAGGCGACCCAGCAGATGTTCGACGATGCCGGCGTGATCGACGGTGCCTACCAGACCGTTCGGGCCACCAATGACCAAGTCAGCGTCTTCATTGCGGACCCGCGGGTCCGGGCGGTCTCGTTGACCGGATCGGAACGAGCCGGTGCCGCGGTGGCCGAGCAGGCCGGGCGCAACCTCAAGAAGGTCGTGCTCGAACTGGGCGGTTCCGACCCCTTCATCCTGCTCGGGTCGGATGACATGGACGCAACCGTCGAGGCTGCGGTCGGAGCCCGGCTCGACAACTCGGGCCAGGCCTGCAACGCGGCCAAGCGTTTCATCGTCACCGACGAGCTCTACGACCGGTTCCTCGAGGGGTTCACCGCCGAGATGCAGGGCGCAACCTACGGCGACCCGGCCGACGAGGAGACCGAGCTCGGCCCGCTCTGTTCCGAGTCCGCCTCCGAAAGACTGAAGGATCAGCTCGATCGGGCGGTGTCACAGGGTGCCAAGGTGGTGGCCGGCGGCGGTAACAACGGCAACTACTGGGAGAGCACCGTGCTGGTTGACGTCACCCCGGACAACGACGCCTACCGGGAGGAGTTCTTCGGACCGATCGCCACCGTCTACCGGGTGGCCGACGAGGAGGAAGCGATCAAGCTGGCCAACGACACCGCCTTCGGCCTCGGTTCGTACGTGTTCACCCCCGATGTCGCCCAGGCCGAGCGGGTCGCAGACAGGCTCGACACCGGAATGGTGTTCGTCAACGGGGTCGGCCTGGACGGGGCTGAACTTCCCTTCGGAGGCGTAAAGCGCTCCGGGTTCGGGCGCGAGCTCGGCCCCTACGGCATGGACGAGTTCGTCAACAAGAAGATGATCCGGATCGTCGAGTAG
- a CDS encoding MMPL family transporter has product MSDRLASLARVLAHHWKRSLAAALLSVVVIGALAGAAGSPPPDDFDIPGTESQRAYDLFTAHMPGLAGVDSTVVFYSPDGGLNRTDRAARIKRALREIKRQPNVMSVSDPFATKPALVSPDGKVTSTDVRWDMEFGEVDKTTYEQLRTAANVAAGDGIEVSMRGVVVDAGTQQEAPVGELIGVAVAIILLSLLFRSAAAMAATLFGALIGVMAGQMLLTILAAPLGLPEFARTIAVMLGLGAGIDYALLIIGRFREQSASGDSVRDAAAKSLATAGSAVLAAGLIVMVAIAGLLVVGVPLIGKMGVGAAIGVAAVVVSALTFLPIMMGAFAKRLKPKKAAHVKPSSGFESWGRLITARPWLSITGGVLVLLIFAYPVLDLRLGQPDDGNQPPSRTQRIAYDHVSEGFGPGSNGPFLIAVKTPDDSSRTAKQVAALRDDLVQTGNVAAVMPAEFSKDGQLAAIVLIPKTSPQDAATSDLLDRLRSEVIPKATAGTPLQAYIGGNTASFEDFSGKVADRLPVFIAFVIGLSVLLLMAAFRSIWIPLVSALFNLLSVGAAYGVVVAVFQEGIGASLIGSDSGVPIVSFIPVMLFAILFGLSMDYNVFLLSRIHEAYSEGDSPRDSVIHGLARIGKVVLFAGLIMASVFLAFVTQSDVVGKMMGLGLGLAIMIDVLFVRLVIAPAVVTLLGDRAWWFPAWLDRILPSVSLEGHLVANRDPKEPALTEAADQPAG; this is encoded by the coding sequence ATGTCCGACCGCCTCGCCTCCCTGGCCCGTGTCCTCGCCCACCACTGGAAGCGTTCGCTGGCGGCAGCCCTGCTGAGCGTGGTCGTGATCGGCGCCCTTGCGGGAGCGGCCGGTTCACCGCCGCCCGATGATTTCGACATCCCCGGCACCGAGTCGCAACGGGCCTACGACCTCTTCACGGCCCACATGCCGGGCCTCGCCGGGGTTGACTCGACCGTCGTCTTCTACTCCCCCGACGGGGGCCTGAATCGTACCGACCGGGCTGCCCGCATCAAGCGGGCGCTCCGCGAGATCAAGCGGCAGCCGAACGTGATGTCGGTCAGCGACCCGTTTGCTACGAAACCGGCGCTGGTCTCGCCGGACGGCAAGGTCACCTCGACCGATGTGCGTTGGGACATGGAGTTCGGCGAGGTTGACAAGACCACTTACGAGCAGCTCCGCACCGCAGCCAACGTCGCCGCCGGGGACGGGATCGAGGTCTCGATGCGGGGTGTGGTTGTCGATGCCGGCACCCAGCAGGAGGCGCCGGTCGGCGAGCTGATCGGGGTCGCCGTTGCGATCATCCTGCTGAGCCTGCTTTTCCGCTCGGCCGCCGCGATGGCCGCAACCCTGTTCGGCGCCCTGATCGGGGTGATGGCGGGTCAGATGCTGCTGACCATCCTCGCCGCTCCTTTGGGGCTCCCCGAGTTTGCCCGGACGATTGCCGTGATGCTCGGCCTGGGCGCCGGAATCGACTACGCGCTGCTGATCATCGGACGCTTTCGGGAGCAGTCTGCCTCCGGAGATTCGGTCCGTGACGCCGCCGCGAAGTCCCTCGCCACGGCGGGTTCAGCGGTGCTTGCGGCCGGGTTGATCGTGATGGTGGCAATCGCCGGGCTGCTGGTCGTCGGCGTGCCGCTGATCGGCAAGATGGGGGTCGGTGCGGCGATCGGGGTTGCCGCCGTGGTCGTCTCGGCGCTCACCTTCCTGCCGATCATGATGGGTGCGTTCGCCAAGCGACTCAAGCCGAAGAAGGCGGCCCACGTGAAACCGTCCTCCGGGTTCGAGTCGTGGGGACGCCTGATCACCGCACGACCCTGGCTCTCGATCACCGGGGGCGTCCTCGTACTGCTGATCTTTGCCTACCCGGTCCTCGACCTGCGCCTCGGTCAGCCGGACGACGGCAACCAGCCGCCATCGCGGACCCAGAGGATCGCCTACGACCATGTGAGCGAGGGGTTCGGCCCCGGGTCCAACGGCCCCTTCCTGATCGCCGTCAAGACCCCCGATGACTCCTCCCGCACCGCAAAACAGGTGGCCGCGCTTCGGGACGACCTCGTCCAGACCGGGAATGTGGCGGCCGTGATGCCCGCGGAGTTCAGCAAGGATGGCCAGCTGGCGGCGATCGTCCTGATTCCGAAAACCTCGCCGCAGGATGCTGCGACCTCCGACCTGCTCGACCGGCTCCGCAGCGAGGTGATCCCGAAAGCCACAGCCGGCACGCCCCTGCAGGCCTACATCGGCGGGAATACAGCCAGTTTTGAAGACTTCTCCGGCAAGGTGGCCGACCGCCTGCCCGTATTCATCGCGTTCGTGATCGGCCTCTCGGTGCTGCTCCTGATGGCTGCGTTCCGTTCGATCTGGATTCCGCTGGTTTCGGCCCTGTTCAACCTGCTCTCGGTAGGTGCCGCCTACGGGGTCGTGGTGGCGGTGTTCCAGGAGGGCATCGGGGCAAGCCTGATCGGGTCGGATTCCGGGGTCCCGATCGTCTCCTTCATCCCGGTGATGCTCTTCGCGATCCTCTTCGGGCTCAGCATGGACTACAACGTCTTCCTGCTTTCACGGATCCACGAGGCCTACAGCGAGGGAGACAGCCCCCGGGACAGTGTGATTCACGGCCTCGCCCGGATCGGCAAGGTGGTGCTTTTCGCGGGGCTGATCATGGCCTCCGTATTCCTTGCCTTTGTCACCCAGTCGGATGTGGTCGGCAAGATGATGGGTCTCGGTCTCGGCCTGGCGATCATGATCGACGTCCTGTTCGTCCGCCTGGTGATCGCGCCCGCGGTGGTCACCCTGCTGGGTGACCGTGCCTGGTGGTTCCCGGCCTGGCTCGACCGGATCCTGCCGTCGGTCTCGCTCGAAGGACACCTCGTCGCCAACCGGGATCCGAAGGAGCCCGCCCTCACCGAGGCGGCTGACCAGCCGGCCGGATAG